CGTTCGCCCTGCGCGAGCGCCCGGACCTGGTGCTCATGGACATCATGCTCGCCGGGGCCATGGACGGCACGCAGGCTGCGGCGGCCATCCGCGAGCAGCTCGATGTGCCGGTCATCTTCTCCACCGCCTACACCGACCGCGAGACCCTGGAACGCGTCAAGCCCACCACGCCCTACGGCTATCTGGTCAAACCCTTCGAGCACACCCACCTGCGCATCACGGTGGAGACGGCGCTGTACCGCGCGCGCACGGAGCGCAGGCTGCGCGCCCAGGAGGAGCGCCTGCGCCAGGCCGAGAAGATGCAGGCCGTGGGCACCCTGGCCAGCGGCGTGGCCCACGACTTCAACAACATCCTGTCGGCCATCATCGGCTACTCCGAGATGGGCCTGCGCCGGGTGCCCGAGGCCGACCCGCTGCACCGCATGTTCGACCGCATCCTGCGCGCGGGGGCGCGGGCGCGCTCTCTGGTGCAACTGCTGCTGGACTTCAGCCGCCCCGCCGCCACGGACCGCGAGCCCGTGGACATGGCCGGGGTGCTTGAGGAAGCCCTGGACGTGGTGCGGGCCACGCTGCCCGCCGGGGTGGAGGTGGACTACGCGCCGCCCGGCCACCCCTGCCCGGTGCGCGCCGATCCCACCCAGCTGCACCAGGTGGCGCTGAACCTGATGGTCAACGCCGTGGACGCCATGCGCGCCGACGGCGGGCGGCTGACGGTGCGCCTCGGGCTGTGCGCCCAGGGGAGCCGGGAGGACGCGGCCTGCCCGCCGCCCCTGGTGGGCGAGCCCGGCCCGGGCGCCCAGGGCCAGGGCGTGGCCCTGGAGGTCGCCGACACGGGCCGGGGCATGGCCCCGGAGGTGCTGCGCCGGGCCTGCGACCCGTTCTTCACCACCAAGCCCTCGGGCGAGGGCACGGGCATGGGGCTGGCCATCGTGCAGGGCATCGTGCGCAGCTACGGCGGCTGGCTGGCCCTGGATTCGCAACCCGGCACGGGCACGCGGGCCACGGCCGTGCTGCCCCGCGCTGCCGCGTAGCCCGCAAGGCAGGATGACGCCATGGCCAACGTGCTGATCATCGACGACGACCACATGGTCCGCGAAATGCTGTGCGACATGGTGCAGGAGCAGGGCCACCGCTGCGCCATGGCGGGCAGCCTGGCCCAGGGGCTGGCCGAGGCCGAGGCCCGGCCCTACGACGTGGTCTTCCAGGACGTGTACCTGCCCGACGGCACGGGGCTGGACATCCTGCCCCGGCTGCTGGACTCGCCGGGCAGGCCCGAGGTCATCGTCATCACCGGGGCGGGCGACGCCCAGGTGGCCGAGCGGGCCATGCGCGAGGGCGCGTGGGACTTCGTGGCCAAGCCCCTGGACCTGGCGGCGGTGAGCGCGCCCCTGGCCCGGGCCGTGCGCTACCGCGAGGACAAGCGCGCCCGGCGCGACGACCGCACCATCCTGCGCAAGGGCATCGCCGGGTCCAGCGGGCTGATGCGCGCGCTGATGCACACCGTGGCCCTGGCCGGGGAGTCCGGCGCCAGCGTGCTCATCACCGGCGAAACGGGCACCGGCAAGGAGCTGTTCGCGCGGGCCATCCACGCCAACAGCCCGCGTGCGGCCCAGCCCTTCGTGGTGGTGGACTGCGCGTCGCTGCCCGAAACCCTGGTGGAGTCCATCCTCTTCGGCCACGTCAAGGGCGCCTTCACCGGGGCGGACAAGGCCCGCGAAGGCCTGGTGGCCCTGGCCCACGGGGGCACGCTGTTCCTGGACGAGGTGGGCGAGCTGCCGTTTTCCATGCAGCGGGCGTTTCTGCGCGTGCTGGAGGACCGCACCTTCCGCCCCGTGGGCTCCAAGACCGAGCAGAGCAGCGATTTCCGCCTCGTGGCGGCCACCAACCGCCAGCTCGAAGCCATGGTCGAGCGCGGCGAGTTCCGCAAGGACCTGCTCTTCCGCATCCGCTCCTTCAGCATCGAGCTGCCCGCCCTGCGCGAGCGCAGCGAGGACATCCCCGAGATCGTGGCGCTGCACATGGAAAAGCTGGCCGCTGGCGGGCGCTTCGGGCGCAAGGATTTCTCCCCGGAGTTCATGGAGGCCCTCACGGCCTACCCCTGGCCGGGCAATGTGCGCGAGCTGGTGCAGTGCCTGGAGCGCTCCCTGGCCGCCGCCGGGCCCGAGAGCGTGCTCTACCTGAAGCACCTGCCCGACGAGGTGCGCGTGAGCTACGCGCGGACCCTGGTCAACCGCGACGGGCCGTCCCTGCCCCTGGCTCCGGCTTCGGCTCCGGCCCCGGGGCTGGGGCGGGGCGGGGCGCAGCCCGGCCCGGCCCCGGCGGCCCCGGCCCCGCCGCAGGCCGACGCGGACGGCTCCTGGGCCGACTACCGCGAGGCCGTGGTCGGCGCCGCCGAGCGCGAGTATTTCAGCCGCCTGCTGCGCCGCACGGGCGGCGACGTGCGCCGCTGCTGCGCCGAAGCCGGGGTCTCCCGGGCCCGGCTGTACCAGATCCTGCAAAAGCATGGCCTGAGCAGGCGCTGACCCGGCCCGGCACAGGGCTGGCCGTCTTGCCCGCATGGACTCTATCCATTCAAACTAGACAAGTCCTCCCGGATTGGACGTTTCGGGCGAGGAAATACAGGCCAGGCGATGCCGCTGCCACGAGCGCCTGGCGCAATGCGTTGATTTTTTGATGAAAAGCCTTCCGCACCAGGGGCGGGCAGTTTTGGCACGGGTCTTGTTAGAAGAGAGGCGGAGGGAACGACCATGACGACCGCCGACACCATTTTCCATCTTGCCCGCAAGGCGTCCAACGAAGGCATCGCCCTGGAGGCCGCCCGCCTGTGCACCGTCTGCTGGACCGTGCATGTGGCCGAGGAATGTCCGGAATGCAGCGCCCGCCAGTGGCTGTATCTGGCGCCGCTGCTCAAGGGCTTCGAGCTTGTGGAGACCCGTTGCGGACAGTGCGACGAGGCCCAGCGCGTCGAGGCCTGCTAGCGCCATATTCGGCTCCGGCGGCATCTCCTGCGCAGCTGCCGGAGCCTTCCGAGGGGGCGCCCCCCCCCAAGCAACCGCCCCCTCGTCCCCCCCCGAACCGCCTTCCACCCCCCCCGGAAGGCGGTTCTTCCTTTGCCCCCGGGGGGGAGGAGGCGGCACGCGCCGCTTCCCTTTTGGGCCGAGGGCTGGTAGAAAGACGCCGATTTCACAAACCCGAGGGGTGCCGAGTGAGCAAACGCGTCCGTCTCATCGCCAAGATCCTGCTGGGCATCGCCCTGTACATGCTGGCCGTGCTGGCCTCCGCCGCCGTGGTCCGCGCCGGGGAGGCCGACCCCGGGCGCGACACGCTGTGGCAGGTGTCCACCATCGACGCACTGCTGGCGGGGGTCTACCAGGGCGCCGTGCCCATGGCCGAACTGCTGCGCCACGGCGACCTGGGCCTGGGCACCTTCGACGCCCTGGACGGCGAAATGGTCGTGCTGGACGGCGCGGTCTGGCGCGTGCGCGCCGACGGCAAGGCCACGCCCGTGCCCGCCGACGAGACCACGCCCTTTGCCCAGGTCACGCCCTTCGAGGCCGATTTCAGCGTGACCCTGGAGGGCGTCGGCTCCCTGGCCGAGCTGGCCGCACGCCTCACCGCCGCGCTGCCCAGCCCGAACATGTTCTACGCCGTGCGCGCCCAGGGCGCCTTCGAGCTGGTGCGCACGCGCAGCGTCCCGCGCCAGGCCGAGCCCTATCCGCCCCTCAAGGCGGTCGCGGCCTCCCAGCCCGAGTTCACCCTCCCTGCCACCAGCGGCGATATCGTGGGCTTCTACGGTCCGCCCTTCGCCAAGGCCGCCGGGGTGCCCGGCTTCCACCTGCACTACCTGAACGCCGCGCGCGACGCGGGCGGGCACATGCTCGACGTGCGCTTCGCCGGGCCCGTGACCTTCGAGCTGGACACCACCACCGCCCTGACCCTGGCCCTGCCCGCCACCCCCGCCTTCGCCGCCGTGGACCTCGCCCCGGACCGCGAGGCCGAGCTCAAGCGCGTGGAGCAGTAGCCCGGCCCCGGGCCCCCGGGCCCCGCCCCGAACGCACCGAGGCCGCGCATCCCGAAGGATGCGCGGCCTCGTGCATTTGCGCGCTCCCGTTTTTGCCCGCCCTAGATGGTGCGCTTGTCCACCACGCGGCGGGTCTTGCAGGCCTGGCCGTCGAACAGGCTGGCGCGCTCCACGATGCGCACGGCAAAGCCCACGCCCAGCACGGACTCCAGGCGGCGGTGGATCTCGGCGCACAGCATCTGGTGCTTCTTGATCTCGTCGAAGAACTCGTCGGTGCCCGCCTCCACAAGCACGGTGCCCCGGTCCAGCCCGTCCTCGCGCTCCAGCACGATCTGGAAGCAGGGGTCGATGCCCTCGATGGTGGCCAGCACGTTCTCCACCTGGCGGGGATACACGTTCACGCCCTTGAGGGTGAACATGTCGTCGGTGCGGCCCTGGATGCGGTCCAGCCTGCGGTGGGTGCGCCCGCAGGGGCAGTCCCCGGGCAGGAAGCGCGTCAGGTCGCCCGTGCGCAGGCGCAGCATGGGGAAGGCTTCCTTGGTCAGCGTGGTCAGCACCAGCTCGCCGACCTCGCCCTCGGCCACGGGCTCCAGGGTCTGCGGGTCCACGATCTCGGCCAGGAAATGGTCCTCGTTCAGGTGCAGGCCGTTGCGTTCCAGGCATTCCCCGGCCACGCCGGGGCCCATGATCTCCGACAGGCCGTAGTTGTCCGTGGCCGTGACCTTCAGCCCGTCCTGGATGGCCGTACGCATGGCCTCGCTCCAGGTTTCGCCGCCGAACAGCCCGTGGCGCAGGGTCAGGGCGTTGACGTTGACGCCCGCGTCGCCCATGCGCTTGGCCAGATACTGGGCGTAGCCCGGGGTGCAGACCAGGGCCG
This genomic window from Desulfocurvus vexinensis DSM 17965 contains:
- a CDS encoding sensor histidine kinase, which translates into the protein MSEGRILIVEDEAIIAKEIEHALAGFGYEVLAVIPRGEDAVPFALRERPDLVLMDIMLAGAMDGTQAAAAIREQLDVPVIFSTAYTDRETLERVKPTTPYGYLVKPFEHTHLRITVETALYRARTERRLRAQEERLRQAEKMQAVGTLASGVAHDFNNILSAIIGYSEMGLRRVPEADPLHRMFDRILRAGARARSLVQLLLDFSRPAATDREPVDMAGVLEEALDVVRATLPAGVEVDYAPPGHPCPVRADPTQLHQVALNLMVNAVDAMRADGGRLTVRLGLCAQGSREDAACPPPLVGEPGPGAQGQGVALEVADTGRGMAPEVLRRACDPFFTTKPSGEGTGMGLAIVQGIVRSYGGWLALDSQPGTGTRATAVLPRAAA
- a CDS encoding sigma-54-dependent transcriptional regulator — encoded protein: MANVLIIDDDHMVREMLCDMVQEQGHRCAMAGSLAQGLAEAEARPYDVVFQDVYLPDGTGLDILPRLLDSPGRPEVIVITGAGDAQVAERAMREGAWDFVAKPLDLAAVSAPLARAVRYREDKRARRDDRTILRKGIAGSSGLMRALMHTVALAGESGASVLITGETGTGKELFARAIHANSPRAAQPFVVVDCASLPETLVESILFGHVKGAFTGADKAREGLVALAHGGTLFLDEVGELPFSMQRAFLRVLEDRTFRPVGSKTEQSSDFRLVAATNRQLEAMVERGEFRKDLLFRIRSFSIELPALRERSEDIPEIVALHMEKLAAGGRFGRKDFSPEFMEALTAYPWPGNVRELVQCLERSLAAAGPESVLYLKHLPDEVRVSYARTLVNRDGPSLPLAPASAPAPGLGRGGAQPGPAPAAPAPPQADADGSWADYREAVVGAAEREYFSRLLRRTGGDVRRCCAEAGVSRARLYQILQKHGLSRR
- the budA gene encoding acetolactate decarboxylase, which codes for MSKRVRLIAKILLGIALYMLAVLASAAVVRAGEADPGRDTLWQVSTIDALLAGVYQGAVPMAELLRHGDLGLGTFDALDGEMVVLDGAVWRVRADGKATPVPADETTPFAQVTPFEADFSVTLEGVGSLAELAARLTAALPSPNMFYAVRAQGAFELVRTRSVPRQAEPYPPLKAVAASQPEFTLPATSGDIVGFYGPPFAKAAGVPGFHLHYLNAARDAGGHMLDVRFAGPVTFELDTTTALTLALPATPAFAAVDLAPDREAELKRVEQ
- a CDS encoding phenylacetate--CoA ligase family protein; this encodes MYFDAEYECMSRQALEQVQLERLQSTLYRISRNVPFYRKKFEAMGLDTGDVRDLADLRRLPFTTKDDLRLNYPYGMFAVPMREVVRLHASSGTTGKAVVVGYTKNDVRRWARLAARVLTAGGVTKDDVVQIAFGYGLFTGGFGFHYGAELLGASVVPSSHGNTQRQIQIIQDYKTTALVCTPGYAQYLAKRMGDAGVNVNALTLRHGLFGGETWSEAMRTAIQDGLKVTATDNYGLSEIMGPGVAGECLERNGLHLNEDHFLAEIVDPQTLEPVAEGEVGELVLTTLTKEAFPMLRLRTGDLTRFLPGDCPCGRTHRRLDRIQGRTDDMFTLKGVNVYPRQVENVLATIEGIDPCFQIVLEREDGLDRGTVLVEAGTDEFFDEIKKHQMLCAEIHRRLESVLGVGFAVRIVERASLFDGQACKTRRVVDKRTI